Genomic segment of Longimicrobiaceae bacterium:
GCTGTACGGCAATGGGCCCGAGGCGTACTCGCTGTACCGCCGCACCGGGGTTCCGAACCTGACGCCCACCACGGGCGCCAAGGTCCCCAGCCGTCTCACCTATCCGAACCAGGAGTCGCTCCTGAACACGGAGAACCGCGCGGCCGCAGTGGCCCGCAGCGGCGGGACGAGCATCTTCGACAAGCTGTGGTGGGAGAAGCCGTAACCCGCGCAGCCTGACAGTTGGTAAACAGAAGGGGCCTCCTCGCGGAGGCCCCTTCTGCGTTTTCACCTTCTTCCGATCTCCTCTGCCCACCCCGCCTCTACCCCACCCGAGATCATATGAAATCCGGGAGAATCGGTGCGGCCAGCATCGCCCTGGCGGCTAAAGCCGCGGGCTACGACGGCGCGAAGCCCACCTCCGTGGGCTGCTACCGATGGTCTGAATCGCTTCGGCGAGACTCCTCGAAGGCAAGTCAATCTACCCCGATTCCGTATTAGACGGACAGCGTTGGTAGATGCTGGTCGGAAGATGCGCGTCGGCGCGGCTTCGGAAACATCGGCGGCTGTGTTCAGCCGCCACGGCCGGATCCACAGAACTCGGGAGATGGGCGGCATTCTCGCGGATGCGGGAGAATGCACGCCCGATCCACCCGCCGATGCGCGCTTCCACCTGCGGGGCACAAGTCAGCGCGGAGCATTGTCGAAAGGTCGATGCCGGTCCAAGGACGGGGGCTTACCCTGGCAGCCACCCTGCTCATCAACCGACGATTGTCGCATCTCCCCAACAGCCTTCCACCGACAACCCCCGACCACGCGGAAATCTCCCGCGCGCTACTCCCCGGTGGTCGTCTCCGGCGCGCCGTCGTCGGCGCCGGTCTGGAGGAAGACGAGGATGAGGCCGTTGGCGCTGAAGTCGTAGCCGGGCTGTGCGGCGATGCCGGCCGGGTAGACCTCCACGCGCTGCACGTCGGCGGCGCTCAGCATCTCCAGCACGCAGGTGTTGATGGCGCGGGTGCCGTCCACGTACACCAGCGGGTCGTTGGAGCCCACCAGGCTCTTGGGACCGCGCAGCGTGATCGCCGGGCAGCTGGCGTTCACCGGGTGCCGCACGCCCATGCCGGGCACGTGGCCCTGGAGCGCCCCCAGCAGGTTCGCGCCGCGCACGTCCATCTGCGCGGCGTTGACCACGATGCCCATCCGCCCGCCCGTGCGCGGCCCGCCGGGTCGGTGCGCCGCGGGAGCGCATGCGGCCAGCAGCAGCGCGCCGCATGCGGCGATGGCGAGTGGGGTGCTGCCCGTGTGGACCTGCATGGCATGCCTCCGGGTGACGGGTGGGCACTGCCCGCACGGCACGGGGCGGCCGCGCGGCTGGAGACTGCGGGGCGGGCGCACGAGGGGTGCGGCGCCCACGGACGCGGGATGCATGGAAAGCGCCCGCGTTCCGACTCTTCGCAAGCACCCGCCGGGCGGTGCGCCGGGGTGCGGCGCGGGGTGGGACCGGAGGCGGGGTGCGGGTGTTCGCGGCCCGCGCGTCTCCCGCGGCGAAGTAATCTGGCTGACAGGTTGGCCGGATATCTTACGCAGAACGGTGGGTCCCGCGCGTGGCGCGGAGCCTTCCGGACGGCGAGGGATTCCGCGGGAACCGGCCGTTCCCGGCGCTCACCACGGCCGCCGCCCGCACGGGCACGGCGACAGACAAGGAACCGAAACGATGGACATCGTCTCCGCTTTCCGCCACCGCCTGCGTGAGGCCATCGACCGGCGCGGGATCTCGCAGACGTCGCTCGCCCGCGAGCTGGAGGTGCGCGACGCCACCGTGAGCGACTGGCTCACCGGCCGCCGCATGCCCAGCGGCGTCATCTTCCTGCGCCTCCCCGAGCTGCTGGAGGTGGACGGCCACTGGCTGCTCACCGGCGAGCAGCCCCGCCGCAACGGCGACTGGATGGATGGCCTGACCGAGGACGACCGCGACCAGGTGGTCTCGCTGGTGGGCGCCGCCCTGGGCGTGCTGCGCGAGCGCCAGCCGGAGCCCGCGCCTGTGGACTTCCTGCGGATCAGGGCACCAGGCGCAGGTGAGCGGCCCGTGCTCGAAGCGAGAGGCGTCCGCCTGCGCCCGGGCCGCCGTGTGGCTGCCGGCCGCGAGGGCTGAGGCGCTCCAGCTCGCCCGCCACGGCGGGGGGCAGGTCTTCCAGCGACAGCTCGCGGTACAGCCCCACCTTGCCCGGCCGGTCGGTGCTGAGGGTGAGCAGGTCGCCCGGCAGGCCGCCCACGCCGGGCAGCGGCCTCACCAGCTCCACCACCGATGGGGGCCGGCCCGCGCCGGCCCCTTCGTCGGTGCCGCGGTGGCCGCTCATGTCCAGCATGGAGCCCACCACGCGGGCCGGGCTGCCGCCCGCGTCGCGGTCGGCGTGGAAGCGCCCCAGCACCGGCACGTGGCTGCCGTCGCGGCGCTGGAAGCGGAACTCGCCCACGTAGGTGGCGGTGAGGCCGTTCGTCACGCCATCGATCCCCCCGATCACCCGCTCCAGGTCGTCCGGGTGGATGCGCCGCACCCACCACTCCAGCGTGCTCCCCATCTCCTCCGGCGCGTATCCCAGCATGGGCCGTACCGCGCCGTCCCACGCCACGCGGTCGCTCTCCAGGTCCCAGTCGGTCAGCACCTCGTGCACGGCGCGGCCCACCAGCGCGTAGGTGCCCACGCGCGACTGCAGGGCCAGCTGCCACTCCTTGCGCTCGGTCA
This window contains:
- a CDS encoding SusD/RagB family nutrient-binding outer membrane lipoprotein, coding for LYGNGPEAYSLYRRTGVPNLTPTTGAKVPSRLTYPNQESLLNTENRAAAVARSGGTSIFDKLWWEKP
- a CDS encoding TonB-dependent receptor plug domain-containing protein is translated as MQVHTGSTPLAIAACGALLLAACAPAAHRPGGPRTGGRMGIVVNAAQMDVRGANLLGALQGHVPGMGVRHPVNASCPAITLRGPKSLVGSNDPLVYVDGTRAINTCVLEMLSAADVQRVEVYPAGIAAQPGYDFSANGLILVFLQTGADDGAPETTTGE
- a CDS encoding helix-turn-helix transcriptional regulator, with the protein product MDIVSAFRHRLREAIDRRGISQTSLARELEVRDATVSDWLTGRRMPSGVIFLRLPELLEVDGHWLLTGEQPRRNGDWMDGLTEDDRDQVVSLVGAALGVLRERQPEPAPVDFLRIRAPGAGERPVLEARGVRLRPGRRVAAGREG